AATGGAACGCCGCAACATGCGCTCTATCTCCATCCACCCGTTCAGCGACGAAGGCAAGGAAGCGCTGCTCGGCCTCGTCAAGGACGCGGACATCTTCATCGAATCGTCCAAGGGCCCGGTGTGGGCACGCAAGGGCATCACCGATGAGGTGCTGTGGGAGGTCAACCCCGACCTGGTAATCGTGCACGTCTCCGGCTTCGGCCAGGACGGCGATCCGGAGCGGGTCAACTCGGCTGCCTACGACCTGACCGTTGCCGCCTACGCGGGCATCATCGCCCAGAACGGCACTCAGGAACAGCCGATGAACATTGCCCCCTACTCGGTGGACTACTTCAACTCGCTAATGGTTGTTTCGTCCTCGCTAGCCGCACTACACAAGGCGCGCGCTACCGGCCAGGGCGAAAGCATCGACCTGGCAATGTACGAAACCATGATGCGCATCGGGTCCTACTACCTGATGGACTACATGAACGAGGGCATTGTTTGGCCGCGTCCGGGTAACCGCCACCAGAACCTGTGCGCCATCGGCGAATGGGAATGCAAGGACGGCTACATCGGTCTATGCGTCTACGGCGTACCGCAGAACAAGTACCTGCTCGAAACTATCGGGCTGGGCGAGTTGTGGGGCACCGAGGAATACCCGGAGGACACTTCGGCTCTGTGGCTGAACGGGCCTAAGGCTGACCTGATCCAGCAGAAGCTGACCGAATACCTGAAGACGCAGTACAAGAAGGAAGTGGAGCGCGACTTCACCGCCCACAAGATTGCGGCGCAGGTTGTCAACGAGTTCGAAGAGGTCGTGAAGCAAGAGCACATGCACCAGCGTGGCGTCTTCACTGAATGGGAAAACGAAGATGGCCAGAAGATCAAGGGCATCGGCGTCTTCCCGAAGTTCAAGAACAACCCGGGCAGGCAGTGGCGTCCCATGCCGAAGCTGGGCGAAGACACTCGCTACCTGCTTGAACGGGCTGGTTTCAGCGAAGAAAAGATCAACGAATTCAAGGAATCTGGCAAGCTCAAGTTTGCCGAGTAAGGAGAGTGCGGGGTCTCCCGCGCAGGTGAAATAATGTTTCAAACTGGCGATGGAACTACGGTGCGTAGCCTTGTGGAATACCAGGCACAAACACATCCGGAGCAGGTCTTCCTAATTTTTGAGGACTGCGACGCGGATGTGCGGCGGGTATACACCTACGCCCAGTTCCATCGCCTCTCCAACAAGGCGGCCAATCTGTTCCTTGAAAGGGGGATCCGCCAGGGGGATCGGGTAGCTGTCCAGCTAACCAACTCCCCCGAATGTTTGGAGGCCCTGGTGGGCCTCGCCAAGATAGGGGCGATCTACGTGCCCCTGAATTCCTCCTACACCACCGCAGAGTGCGCCTACATTATGAAGGCGTGCGACGTTTCCCTTCTGCTTACTCAGCCGTCCCTCTACCAGATGCCGGGCATGGACGAATTGATCGAGGACGTGCTGGTAGTTGACGGTTCGCCCTCGGGATATGAGGCCTTGCGGGATGCGCAGTCGGAGGAACTGGCTAGTGAGTACGAACCGGTCAGTGCGGATGTCGTGGAAATTATGTTCACTTCGGGGACTACCTCCACGCCCAAGGGAGTAATGCTCACTAACGCCAACATGATCTTCTCGGGTCTGTACGTGAACTGGCAGCTGGCCATGAATCACGAAGACCGCTATATGACTTCCATGTGCGCTTCGCACGTGAATTTCCAACTTTCTGCTCTGCTGCCAGTGCTGACGGTGGGAGCAACCCTGATTTTGGCGTCCCGCTATTCGGCTACGCGCTTTTGGAACCAGGTGCGCCGAAATGATGCGACTTTGGTGCAATCGATGGCGATGATGGTGCGCACTATGATGCGCCAACCGGTTGCCGAGGGCGAACGCGACCACCGGGTGCGCCAGGTGCACTATTTCCTGCCGATCTCTAGGAAGGAAAAGGCCGCTTTCGAGGAGCGCTTCGGCGTGACGCTGCTGAACAACTACGGTTCTACCGAATCGTTGGTGGGGGTCATCACCGACTACCCGTACGGGCCGCGCAAGTGGCCTTCGATCGGGCGCGTTGGCCCGGGCTACCAGGTGCGCATTGTCGATGACGAGGGCGAAGAGGTTCCTCCCGGCGGATGCGGGGAAATCCTGGTGCGGGGCCGGAAGGGTTATTCGCTGATGGGCGGCTACTGGAATGATCCGGAAGCAACCGCTGCGGCGATTGACCAGGACGGCTGGTATCACACGGGTGATTTTGGTTCCTGCGACAAGGACGGGTGGTTCTATTTTGCTGACCGCCACATCGATCTGATCAAGCGCGGAGGCGAAAACATTTCCACGACCGAAGTGGAAAACATTCTTGAAGAAATGCCGGGAATTGCAGAAGCGGCAGTAGTGGGCGTGCCCGATCCGGTGCGCGACCAGGCCGTGAAAGCGGTACTTGTACTGACTCCCGGCTCGAACATTACCGAGGCCGAAATTTCGGCCTATGCGGCGGCCAATCTCGCCTCGTTCAAAGTTCCTTCCGTAATCGAGTTCCGCAAGGCTTTGCCGCGTGGGGCCTACGGAAAACTCCTGAAGCATCTATTGGTGCCAAGTAACTAAAAGAAAGGAATGCCATGGCTATTAACACTGATATGGTCGGGCAAACATTTGGTCCCTTCACTCGCGATTACACGTTCCGTGATCTGGAACTGTTCGCCCTTGGGTGCGGTGCGGGTATCGACGGCAAAGACGGCCTCGAATACATCAACGAAAAGGATCCGCAGAACCCGCAGCTGAAGGTGCTGCCCATGTTCGGCGCAATGCTGATCGTAGACAGCGAAGTCACTCGTACGATCGACTACGGCTACAACTACGCAGGGTCGCTGCACTGGGGCTTTGACATCAAGTTCCACCAGCCCATCACCAAGATGTCTGATCACCTAGAGACCAAGGTGAAGCTTGAGGGCCTGTACGACCGTGGCGAAGGCCGTGGGCTGCTCGCACAGCACATTGGCGACACCTACGATTCGGATGGCAACCTGCTGTTCACCAACGAATCCTGGGACTGCCTGATTTATGACGGCGGCTGGGGTGGCCCCAAGCCTCCGAAGGATCTGGTGGATATGCCCGATCGCGAACCCGATTACGAAATTAGCGAGCGCATCCCCGAAAACCAGGCGCTAATCTACCGCCTGTCCGGGGACTACCACCCGCAGCACATCGACTGGGATTACGCCGCCAAGAACGGTGAACCCCGTCCGATTCTGCACGCGATTTCTTACGCGGGCGTCGTCATGCGCCACGCCATCAACCAGTTTGTGCCGGGCGAGCCCGAGCGCATTACTCGCTTCAAGACCCGTATCACCTCTCCGGTCCACCCTGGCACCGTCCTGAAGACCCAGCTGTGGAAGGTGGGCGAGGGCGAGCTGCGCTTCCGCCTAGTTGACGAAGATTTCGAAAAGACAGGCGCGAAACCGCACCTGAACTGGGGCATCATCGAATACCGGTAAATCCAAATTAGTCACGACTAAAGAGGGAGACACGCATGGCAAAAGAGGCAGTATTACTGGATGATCTGGGAGTTACTCCCTTCTTGCGGCGTGTCACCCTCTTCTCGTCGGGCGGCCCCTTTCTAGAGGGGTACGTCCTCGGCGTCGTCGGCATCGCAATGGTGAAGATGGTGCCGGACTTGCATCTAACAGACTCGCAGGTTGGGGCGATCGGAACGATCGCCCTGGCCGGTCTGTTCGTCGGAGCCATCCTTGGTGGGTGGGCAACCGACAAACTGGGGCGTCGCAAAATGTTCGTCATCGACGTACTAGCAATTGCCGCCCTTTCGATTCTGAACTTATTTGTGCACGATGCGATCCAACTGATCGCCGTACGCTTCCTGATCGGGGTCGCGATCGGAGCGGATTACCCCATAGCCACTTCGATGATTGCCGAGTTCACCCCCAAGCGGTATCGAGCAATATCGATGGGCTTTATTGCTGCAGTGTGGTACGTGGGCGCAAACGTGTCCTACCTGGTCGGATACCTGGTACTTGAATGGCGCAACGGATGGCGGTGGGCACTGGCGTCCTCGCTAATTCCCTGCATAATCATTTTGGTAGGCCGCTGGTCGATCCCAGAATCACCCCGGTGGCTGTACTCGAAGGGGCGCAAAGAAGAAGCCGACCAGATTCTGCACGACATTTTCGACCATTGGGTGGTCCTCGAGGAGGAACCCACCGAGCGCACCCACTTTGGCGAAATTTTCAAGGGCGTGTACCTAAAGCGCATCCTCTTCGTAGGTTTTATCTGGCTGTGCCAGGCAATCCCGATGTTCGCCATTTACACCTACGGCCCCCAGATTATGGGCGCCTTCGGATTTGATTCTGGCAGGGGCATCCTGATTGGCGAATCGATAGTGGGCACCTTCTTCCTTTTGGGCACAATCCCCGCGATGTTCCTTGCTGAATGGATGGGCAGGCGCCCTCTAATTATCTATTCGTTTTTGCTGATGACAGCCGCTATGGCCGTGTTGGGCTGGTATAAGGGCGCGCCCATTGCCGTCGTCATTGTCTGCTTTGGGATTTATGCAATCTGCTCGGGCGGCCCCGGAAACCTGCAGTGGCTCTACCCGAACGAACTGTTCCCGACCCAGGTGCGCGCGTCTGCCATGGGGGTAGCAATGGCCTTCTCCCGCATCGGCACGGTCTTCTCGATCTATCTGCTTCCGGGACTGATCAGCACTCGCGGCATCGAGGCCGTTATGCTGATGGGCGCCGGCATATCGGCGCTCGGGGCCCTGGTATCGATACTGTTTGCCCCCGAAACTAAGGGGCTCACTCTGGCGGCGGCCAGCTCTGTAGAGAGAAGGTAATGATGTACCGCATTGAAAAGCATGTGGTAAGTCCTTATGAAACTAATTGCTATTTCTTAATTAGTGAAAATGAAACGCTAATTATTGATCCGGGCGATAATGCAAATCTGCTTTTGCGTAAGTTGCAGGACAAGAATCCGGTCGGCATCGTTGTTACGCACTGCCACTCAGACCATATCAGCGCAATAAACGAGCTGGTGGAAGCTTATTCCATACCGGTGATGGTCGGTCAGGACGACGTTGCCGGGGTGGCTGATCCGCACCTGTCGGGATCTGACGACGACGGTACTTTCTACAAGGTTGATGTTCCGTGCGCCGGTCTTCGCGAGGGCGAAGTGATCCAGTGGGGCGATGCCACTTTGCAGGTGTTGTCAACACCGGGGCACACCCCCGGTTCTATCTGCCTGTTGGATACCGAAAATAGCATCATGTTTACTGGTGATACGCTATTTGCGGGCTCTGTAGGAAGAACCGATTTTGTGCGGGGAGACGCGGCCGCGATGCGGCAGACTTGCAAGCGCCTGGCCGGGCTTGATCCCGCCCTTTCGGTACTGCCGGGGCACGGTCCCGCCACGACCATCGAGGTCGAAAAACGCTTGAATCCCTTCCTAAGCTCTTTT
The genomic region above belongs to Winkia neuii and contains:
- the caiB gene encoding L-carnitine CoA-transferase — translated: MLPTEKPSFGPLDDVKVIFSAVEIAAPTAAGLMAEWGADVTWMENIWSGDSMRDTKWVKEMERRNMRSISIHPFSDEGKEALLGLVKDADIFIESSKGPVWARKGITDEVLWEVNPDLVIVHVSGFGQDGDPERVNSAAYDLTVAAYAGIIAQNGTQEQPMNIAPYSVDYFNSLMVVSSSLAALHKARATGQGESIDLAMYETMMRIGSYYLMDYMNEGIVWPRPGNRHQNLCAIGEWECKDGYIGLCVYGVPQNKYLLETIGLGELWGTEEYPEDTSALWLNGPKADLIQQKLTEYLKTQYKKEVERDFTAHKIAAQVVNEFEEVVKQEHMHQRGVFTEWENEDGQKIKGIGVFPKFKNNPGRQWRPMPKLGEDTRYLLERAGFSEEKINEFKESGKLKFAE
- a CDS encoding AMP-binding protein, yielding MFQTGDGTTVRSLVEYQAQTHPEQVFLIFEDCDADVRRVYTYAQFHRLSNKAANLFLERGIRQGDRVAVQLTNSPECLEALVGLAKIGAIYVPLNSSYTTAECAYIMKACDVSLLLTQPSLYQMPGMDELIEDVLVVDGSPSGYEALRDAQSEELASEYEPVSADVVEIMFTSGTTSTPKGVMLTNANMIFSGLYVNWQLAMNHEDRYMTSMCASHVNFQLSALLPVLTVGATLILASRYSATRFWNQVRRNDATLVQSMAMMVRTMMRQPVAEGERDHRVRQVHYFLPISRKEKAAFEERFGVTLLNNYGSTESLVGVITDYPYGPRKWPSIGRVGPGYQVRIVDDEGEEVPPGGCGEILVRGRKGYSLMGGYWNDPEATAAAIDQDGWYHTGDFGSCDKDGWFYFADRHIDLIKRGGENISTTEVENILEEMPGIAEAAVVGVPDPVRDQAVKAVLVLTPGSNITEAEISAYAAANLASFKVPSVIEFRKALPRGAYGKLLKHLLVPSN
- a CDS encoding MaoC/PaaZ C-terminal domain-containing protein, with the protein product MAINTDMVGQTFGPFTRDYTFRDLELFALGCGAGIDGKDGLEYINEKDPQNPQLKVLPMFGAMLIVDSEVTRTIDYGYNYAGSLHWGFDIKFHQPITKMSDHLETKVKLEGLYDRGEGRGLLAQHIGDTYDSDGNLLFTNESWDCLIYDGGWGGPKPPKDLVDMPDREPDYEISERIPENQALIYRLSGDYHPQHIDWDYAAKNGEPRPILHAISYAGVVMRHAINQFVPGEPERITRFKTRITSPVHPGTVLKTQLWKVGEGELRFRLVDEDFEKTGAKPHLNWGIIEYR
- a CDS encoding MFS transporter, yielding MAKEAVLLDDLGVTPFLRRVTLFSSGGPFLEGYVLGVVGIAMVKMVPDLHLTDSQVGAIGTIALAGLFVGAILGGWATDKLGRRKMFVIDVLAIAALSILNLFVHDAIQLIAVRFLIGVAIGADYPIATSMIAEFTPKRYRAISMGFIAAVWYVGANVSYLVGYLVLEWRNGWRWALASSLIPCIIILVGRWSIPESPRWLYSKGRKEEADQILHDIFDHWVVLEEEPTERTHFGEIFKGVYLKRILFVGFIWLCQAIPMFAIYTYGPQIMGAFGFDSGRGILIGESIVGTFFLLGTIPAMFLAEWMGRRPLIIYSFLLMTAAMAVLGWYKGAPIAVVIVCFGIYAICSGGPGNLQWLYPNELFPTQVRASAMGVAMAFSRIGTVFSIYLLPGLISTRGIEAVMLMGAGISALGALVSILFAPETKGLTLAAASSVERR
- a CDS encoding MBL fold metallo-hydrolase, producing the protein MMYRIEKHVVSPYETNCYFLISENETLIIDPGDNANLLLRKLQDKNPVGIVVTHCHSDHISAINELVEAYSIPVMVGQDDVAGVADPHLSGSDDDGTFYKVDVPCAGLREGEVIQWGDATLQVLSTPGHTPGSICLLDTENSIMFTGDTLFAGSVGRTDFVRGDAAAMRQTCKRLAGLDPALSVLPGHGPATTIEVEKRLNPFLSSFTH